Part of the Prionailurus bengalensis isolate Pbe53 chromosome B3, Fcat_Pben_1.1_paternal_pri, whole genome shotgun sequence genome is shown below.
ttatttttgagagacagagcatgagcaggagaggggcagagagagagggagacacagaatccgaagcaggctccaagctgtcagcacagagcctgatgcagggctcgaacccacaaaccgcgagttcatgacctgagccgaagttggacacttaaccgactgagccacccaggcgccccaccatgcTATTCCTTCTACACAGAATGTTCTTTCACCTCTTCTCTGCCTGGAGAACTCATCCATCCTAGTAAGACTCAACTCCAACAGAACTGTAGCCAAGCTTCCCTGACTCTTCTAGGCAAGGTTTTGCtgtgagctccaggctctggcagCACTTTGCACATCTTGTTATGGGACACTAGGTTGTGTCTTCTAAACGGTGAACTTCGCTAGACTGTGTCTTAAGGTATCTCCCAGCCCAGCACCTAGCGGCAGCCTGGCACAGCGCTAGTGTTTACTCTGAATTCATGAATTGCCTTGAGGGCTGCAAGGGTTTCTATTCTCTCTCCACTGACTAGAGGCTTAGTCTGTGGTGCccttatttgtttctcttttcagttcaCATCATGAGAGATGGTTCTCATGGAGAGTTTCAACTCTAGAATTTCTGGGTAGTGCAAGACCCCAGCCTGATAAATGACGAGGACATCTAAATCTGTTCTAGGGCTGGCTCCTTTTGAGCGTTTTTCATATGAGCCCAACACATGCCCTCACTCAGCCCTCGGGGAATAAAGACCCCAGAAGGTCATGGTGCCCTTGGACGCCGGTTTTAGTAGGTGCCACTTCCACTGGAAGCTGCATTGAGCTCCTCCCTGAGTCCCTCTGTGGAGGAGTAACCTTGCCTCTTTGTGAGGAAGGAGATCTTGGTTTTGGCCTTTTACCTCCATGGAAGGAAGAAGATATTtggggtgtctttttttttttggtggatattttatttttattttttttattttaacttgttttattttttatttttttaaatttacatccaaattagtgagCATAtggtgtaacaatgatttcaggaatagattccttagtgtcccgtacccatttagcccatcctccctcccacaacccctcccgtaaccttcagtttgttctccatgtttatgagtctcttctgtgttgtcctcctccctgtttttatattatttttgtttcccttcccttatgttcatctgttttgtctcttaaagtcctcatatgagtgaagttatatgatttttatctttctctgacaaattccacttagcataataccctgcagttccatccacgtagttgcaaatggcaagatttcattctttttgattgccgataatactccattatatagatataccacatcttctttatccattcatccatccatggacatttgggctctttccatactttggctattgttgatagtgctgctataaacatgggggtgcatgtgtcccttcgaaacagcacccctgtatcccttggataaatgtctagtagtgcaattgctgggtcatagggtagttctatttttagttttttgagggccctccatactgttttccagagttgttGCACCTGCTTGCATTCCacgggtgtctctctctctctctttttttttttaatgtttatttctgagacagagaaagacagagcatgagtgggggaggggcagagagagggagacacagaatccaaagcaggctccaggctctgagctgtcagcacagagcccgacgcagggctcgaactcacagactgcgagatcatgacctgagctgaagctggatgctcaactgactaagccacccaggtgcccccccccaacccccaacggTGTCTCTTATAGAAGATTGAGTGATGAGGACATCCCTCCCTGAAACTGAAAGGCAGGTGAGGGCAGCCATGTTGGAAAACCTAAACTAGgttatttcccttcttccctccccccatccatgCCAGGAACTCTCCatagagaagaagaaaacccTGGCTATGCTGGAAGAGAATGAGAACCAGCTGCAGACACTGGCCAATCAGAGTGAGCAGCCCCCTCCCAATGGGGGTCTCCATAGCAACCTGAGGCAGATAGAAGAAAAGATGCAGCAGCTTTTGGAGGAGAAGCTCCTGGCTGAGAAGCGGTAAGGGGGCCTTTAACCCCTGAGTCCCGTTTTGATAACATCCCTTGAACTGCACATCCAGACTCTTGGGTTCTAGCTGGCTTTGACCAGATAGGTCACTTACTTCCTTTTGCctaggactcagtttccccaccagGCAAATGGGAAGAAAACTTTCACTACCTAGTGCCGACCTGATCATGGTCTCTTGGACTGGTATGAACCATACAGACAGACATTAGGTCGGTCTAACAATGCTTTGTGGCAGGCGGGGCAGGTCCTCCAAGTCCCTTtgcacaaatgaggaaactgagcctccgAGGATTTGTAGGACTTTCTTGAGGTCACAGAACTAGCATGACCTGGACCCAAGACTCCAGTCTTCAGGAGGTGGCTCTCCTCGCTTAACCACACCACCCCTCGCATCCCCAGAAAGTTCTGGGTCTCGGGGTTTCTCCAGCCCGGTCTCTAGGAGGGGCTGCCCTCCCACTGGAAAGGCCCCTTGGCGAGTGAGCACTGAGCACCACTTCTGCCCGGGGCAGGATGAAGGAGAACGAAGAGCGCTCTCGGGCCCTGGAGGAGGAGCGCGAGTTCTATTCGAGCCAGTCCCAGGCGCTGCAGAACTCGCTGCAGGAGCTGACGGCAGAGAAGCAGCAGGCAGAGCGGGAGCTCAAGGTTGGCCTGGGCCTGCTGGGAGCAGCCTGTGCGGGTGGACCTTCCCTCACATCCCTTACCGGGCAGCTACCTGAATGATCTCTGCCAGCCTGACCCGCCAGGGGCAGGCGATGGAGCCACCATTTGGGGAAGCAGTGATCCTGCTGCTTGGGTGGGGGGCATCATTGGTACACACCTGCCAGGTGCAGGGACTGAGTCGAGGCCACCTGGTCAAGGGCGCAAGACACGTGGCAGGATGTGCTTAACTTTCATCCAGAAACCCCGCTTGAGCCAGGGGTGATCAGGAAAGGCTTCCAGGGAGACGGCAGCTGCCCCCCAGgaccccacttctctctctcaggCTGAGGTGAAGGTCCGCATGGACCTGGAGAGGCGTCTGCGGGAGGCAGAGGGGGCCTTGCGGAGTCTGGAACAAGGGCTTAACTCCAAGGTGCGGaacaaggagaaggaggagaggatgCGGGCTGACGTGAGCCATCTGAAAAGTAAGCCCCGGCCCCGGGTGCCAGCCCCCAGCCCTAGGGCTCGTCCCCTGCGGGAGTGCAGGCCCCGGGGAGCCCGGAACGGGGTCTGGTGTGCATTAGGTGACCCATAGATAGGGTTGGAGTTACTTGCCCAGACCCCCGCAGCCGGCACGTCCCTGGCGCGGCTCCCTCTGGGCTGTAGCCTCCGGTGGGGGCGTGGCTCGAGGTCCCGTCCCTTTGGCAGGGGCTGTGCCGGGTGGGCGTATTTCCCACGGGGGCGGGGTCGGGGTCGGGGCGGGGCCGCGCGGCGGGCGGGAAGGACGCAGCCCGACTGCGCTCACAGGGTTCTTCGAGGAGTGCATCCGGAACGCGGAGCTGGAGGCCAAGATGCCGGTCATCATGAAGAACTCCGTCTACATCCACAAGGCGGCCACTCGCCGCATCAAGAGCTGCCGCTTCCACCGGCGCCGGTCCAGCACGTCCTGGAATGACAGTGAGTGTGGCCGTCCGCGTGccctcccggggtgggggtggtcagaGGCCGAGGGTGACAAGGCAGGAAGGTGGGCACTGGGAAGGGCTGGTCCAGCTCAGAGGCCGGCAGTGCGGCCTGGAACTGGCTGCAGCAGCCCGCCGGACGGGGGGCTGGGGCGCGAGGGAGGCGGGCTGGGGTTGGGGCCTGGGCCCAGCCTCACGGCCACCGTCTCCCCAGTGAAGCCGTCCCAGTCTTTCATGACCTCCCAGCTGGATGCCAACAACATGGAGGAACTAAAGGAGGTGGCCAAGAGGCTCAGCCGGGACCAGCGCTTCCGAGAATCCATCTATCACATCATGGCAAACCAGCCAGGAGCGCCCTCGGTGGTTCCCCGGGGTGGAAAGTGATGGGCGCTCCCCCCCTGCCTCCCAGGTCTTTTCTCAGTGGGTAGGGGCGGGAGGAGGTGGCAGGGGGAGGTCGGACTCTATCTGGcacctctctgctcccctctgcgCCCCCACCTGGGGGCCGGCCTCACCTTCATAGGACAGGGATGgcacctccctcacccccacccggAAACCTACTCTTGGGTTTACATCAGGCCCAATCAGGCCCAAGTTGGGTGCTGCCTGCTTGTCACCTGGTGCTTATCTGGTGAGGCGAGGCGGGGCCTGGCCTGGCTGCACATGGAGACATTTTGGTTGGGGACTGGGGTGGGCAGGGCCCATAGCTGTCACTTGTGCCCACTCCAACTCCCTGTGATGCTGCCTCCCTGTCTTTGTGTATAAAggatcccctccccaccttgatACCTGCTTCCCCCTGAGGTTCCTAACCCTTTCTTTGCTTCTGAGACCCATAGACATCCCTCAGCCAAGGCCCCTTACTTTTACCACATtgtggggcagggaagagagggacCTAACACAGTGACGTGTGGGTTTGTGGCATACCACACTTGCCACGGTGTCTCCTCTCCTGAGGTTGGGCCCTGGCTGATGGGCTACCCACTCACTCCCATATCCCTCCTGCGTGTGTGCCTAGGGCCCTGGCTGGGATCTTGCAGCCAGCAGCCATTTTGAGGGCTCTCTCGGAGGACAAGGAGTAAGCTCAGGGCGTGGGACAGGGTGGCTCTGGCTCCTGCATTGTCCGCTCCTGGTTGGGTAGGAAGACAGCTGCCTCGGGCTGTGGTGGCCCTTGGCCCGTGGGATCACACGTGTCTCCCTCTGAGCCACCCCCGCTTTAGCCACCTtgctgcctcctctccctgcagaGGCTTCATCCAGTGAAGCAATGTGACCCTGGAAGATGGGGGCCTGGACCTGCAATAATGCCAGTAGCCAGTGGTTGGCCCTGTGTCATCTAGGGTGAAGCTGAAACACACTGTAGGTTGTCTGTGGGGTGTGTCCCTCACCCACAGTCTGCTCTGCTCTTCTCCTCCTAGCCACATCCTCCAAAGCTGCCTAAATCCATTCGTCCCTCCAGAAAAGGAGGTCTGCCTGGGATCAGGGTGCTCATAGATGCTGGTGGTATTAAAGGCATTGATTCTCTGCTGCTTGGCAAACAGAGCGAGGTGCCCAGTCTGGAGCGGTGCACAGATGGCTGCAGGGCAAACCCCAGCAGAGGTGCTGGCCTCCCCCTCAAAATACATGCGTGTCTACTGGCCATCTAGCCCAGGCCGGCCCGGGGTGCCCTGCTCGGTGCTCAAGGCTGCCTGGTGAAGCTAAGGGAGACCCAACTCAAGTCCTGGGTGGACTGTGATGGCTTCAGCCAGTCTGTGGAATCTGGgtggagacagggacagaggcacTTAGAAACAATGCATCTGAAAAagatgagtttaaaaaaaaaaactttaaacacgTAGGAACCTGCATAAACTTGGAACTCATTTATCTGACATGTATATAGGGTGGACTTTGAAATGAGGAAGATGTATAAAATCCagattaccattttattttttgtttgtaaagGAATTAGTTTAATAATGGTTTGCTCTTGGAGAAAGAccttttggaaattttcaaatgcatttttgcTCCCAGGCAGGCTATTAACCAGGAAGGCAAGTGCTGTTCCATGCACATTTACCAATCCCTAGTTTCTTTCCTACCATTTCACCCTGTACTTTCCATGCCTCGGGCAAGTCTGGGTTATTGTCAACAAACTGATCAGTCCATAAGTATTTATTTGTACCTAACACtgtaaatagaaaaagagaaacatctcTATATGAAAATATATCACAGTGGGAATTACTTATTGGAAATGTattgatctgatttttttttttttaataaaacttattCCTTGGCCAATTAAATGTGTTTCCTGCAGTAGGGCTTGTAGTCTGGTCATTGCTAGAGAGATGTTGCCCCCTGCAGGCCAAACGTGGAATTGTGCAATTCCCTGTGtgtagtcttttttaatttttttttttcaacgtttgtttatttttgggacagagagagacagagcatgaacaggggaggggcagagagagagggagacacagaatcggaaacaagctccaggctctgagccatcagcccagagcctgacgcagggctcgaactcacggaccgcgagatcgtgacctggctgaagtcggacgcttaaccgactgcgccacccaggtgcccctccctgcgTGTAGTCTTAATAAACAAGCACGTTTCCCCTACATAGAAGGAAATAGTCCCCACTGCTGCACCTCCTGGAAGTGGACTCTTAATAATTAACTGAAAAAATCTGTCTTCCCACCCCGAGGTCCTGGCTGTTCCCATGTAACAAGGAGTATCAGCTGGATTTGGTTCTGATTTGAGCACTGACCAAAGGGAGTAGACCACATGGATGGGAATGACCTCAGGGAGACAAAGCACACCTAGTTTTATGACTTGCTGGTATTAGTATCCCCACTGGAAATTGACAGCATGCCTCCTCTGAAGAGGAGaggtttatgtttttgttttgtaatcatgtaagagagagcaagaaatgGTAATGACAAGATTCTCCTCCTAGTTGGTATATTTCCTCACTGGGGATGGTTGATCTGTCATCAGGCCCAGGAGTGTCCTGGTTTGTATTGTTTCCCAGCATAATTATTAATGACTCCGCTTTCTGTTGTCCCTGATGTCCCAGTTTGTGTGCTAGTTCTGTGGTCATCCTGGTTGTAATGCTGTTCCCCAACAGTATGTTAATGGGCGGGGTAAGAGATCTGTGAAATACTCAGGTCCTGACCCActgcccagctcccagctcccagctctcagctcccagctcccagctcccagcttctGAGAAGGATCTACTGCCTCTATTTGTCTCTGGAGAGATGTAACTgttgcctcctccccaccccacccccatcctatTCCACCCACCTCACCATGACCTGGGCATCTTGTGGGTGATTCAGGTACCATCTGAGTAAAATTTGGAGCACACAGTAAATGATGATGGTGGAACTGACTTGCTCAAGTCTCAGGGAGCCAGCCTGTGTCAGATTTGGTCTAACTGGAAGATAGTCATTAAACCCACCAGACACAGGGGGCTGCTCTGGAGCCCTCAGATAAAGGCCAGCAGCCCTGGGGGATCTTCTGCTTCTGTGGTGAGCCAGGATGGGACTGCTCAGACCCCCAGGCTGCTGCAAAGGGTTCCCCAAATTCAGAAACCTTATGGCTTTGACTCTTGGGGGGGAAGCTACTGACTTCTTTTACTTCCCCTCACCCCTGGAGAGCAAGGAGCAGGGTGTGTTCTGGCTTTGCTTCTGGGTGAGACTCTGTGATCAGGCGGAGAAGGTGAGTCGAGACAGGTTGCTCAAAGGAAGAGgctcgaggcgcctgggtggctcaatcagttaagtatctgacttcggctagggtcaGGATCGCAGGATATGTGAGGagggcgttgggctctgtgctgacagctcagagcctgctttggattctgggtctccctctctctctgcccctcccctgctcgcactctgtcttaatgttaaataaacatcaaaaacttattttatgttaaataaacattaaaaaaaaattaaaaggcaggagGCTCCACCTCAGGTTCCAGGAGAATGCAGAGCCACACAGAGCCAGCTGATAGCGCATTTGGGGGCTCATTCTCTGCGCTCTGTCTTACTTCCCCGAAAGGAGGATCTAATCCTTGCCTCTAGGCTGAGGGTCCTGCTATGAACAGACTCAACCTGTCCTGTTATCCTGGCAAGAACTGTGGCTGATGGGCCTTGGAATGTCACTGACCACAGGAGAAACTTTCCTCTAGGAACTTTCCAAGGCTGCTtgctgcggggggtgggggtaggggtctCCAATGGTGAAAGGTCAGGTCTCAGCTCTGTAGCTTTGAATAAGTCACTATTTAAAacgtttttaatgtgtatatatttgtattaggTAGGAGAGAAATCTCACGAGGCTGCTCAGAGCCCTTGCAGTTCTCAAGCTCTACGAACTAGGAACTTGCAGCCTCAGAATCAACAGAAATATGGCTGCTGCCGCCACCAGCACTGATCACAAAAACACAGTTCGCAGGAAGGAAGGATGTTCTGGCTCATGTTGCGCTTGATGCGGTGCCATTGTCAGAAGCTTTTAGTGTTGAGATGAGAACAGGAAAGACAGCTAATTTATCATCCCAAAGAAAAGGCAATTGTGACTAATTAGTCGCTGGGAAGGCCACCCTGGGAAAGGAAAGATGTCTATTCTCATGCTTATCCTGGTGTCTGAGACCATCTGTCAGCATCACTTCTTTCCAtcttcatccaacaaatatttgttgtggTTCCGTTGCGTGAAGTCAAGCACTTACCTGTGCGCTTATTATCTCTGTTACTTACtgttatttgttttcattgtggtaaaatatacataacataaaagttactattttcaccattaaaaaaaaaaagttaatttattttgagagagagacagagaaagagagcatgctgaaggggcagagagagagggagagagagagaatcccaggcaggctctgcactgtcagcaggctctgtactgatggcaaggagcctgatgcggggcttgaactcacgaaccaggagatcatgacctgagctgaaatcaagagtcggtcactcaaccaactgagccacccaggcgccccccccccccattttgatCATCTTTAAGTGTAGAGTTCATATAAGTGTTAAGTGTATTCGCATAGCTGTGCGACCAATCTgcagaacttttcatcttgcaaagctGAAACTCTGTGCCTTAGACAACTCcctgtttcctcctccccccagcccctgcaaccaccattctattttctgtctctatgaatttgactactttagatacctcataaaagtggaatcatacagtgtttatCGTTTTGTGACCatcttatctcacttagcataactgTCCTCCAGATTCATTCACAGTGTAACATATATCagatgtcattcctttttaaggctgcattATATCCTATCactcacttttaaaaagaaaaaaaaaatggattgaaaTCTTACTTTTCTGAGAAACTGTTGGCCAACGATGAGGGCCCTGACTGTCGTAAAGGATAAGAGAGTCGCAGCTGAGGGGAGGTTGAGTCCCTgtgcttccctttttttttttccaggttgttcCTCAGAATGGCCTGGTAGGAAAAGACGCTTTGGAATTCACTTCCTCCGTCTTCCCAGCAGGTGgcagcatgctctgtgctgggcctgcaAAATCTGGTGGGAAAGTGAGCTAAGCCTCTCTGAGAAGGGGGAGGGCATTACTGGTGATGAATCTCCTGGTTGTTCTCCCCTTTAAGATAGGAAACAAAAGTCTCCGCTTGAGCCGTCATTTATTAAACCTGTAATACATCACGTGCTCTCACACTGATTTCTCCTTTTTGTCCTCACAACATCCCTCTCCTTGCAACCCACAGAGGTTAAGGGagttttgcccaaggtcacacagcttctaAGTGGAAGTTTAGGCATTTGAGTTCATGGCCAGTGTTCTTTCTAGCATATATGGAGATGTAAAATATTAaaggtaaatatgtaaataatcaCATGTAACTTATTTTTagtgggtttctttctttcttccttcttttccccctccctccttccttccatttctttctctcttcttttttttaaattttttttttagtctatttatttattttgagagagagagtgagcggggcaggggaagatagagagagagagagagagagacccaagcaggctctccactgtcagtgaggacccgatgtggggcttgaacccatgaatcatgagatcatgacctgaaccaaaaccaagagtcgaatgtttaactgactgagccacccaggtgcccctcttccttcttttcttcagcAAATATATTGAGCTCCTCTCTGTTCTAGACCCCAGAGTCTGCCCTCAGACCTTTTCTTTTATAGGTTCTTAAGGGATTGACTCAGCTGCTTGGTAATGGACAGTTTCCCGAGAATTTTTCCATTCTGAAGGGCTGGCTAGTCAAAGATAGCAGGGCCTGAGGGTTGGAGCTTCTCATCCTAAGAACTTTGAAAAGTAACCAGGCCTTTGCTTGCCGCCTCCAACTGCTTCTAGGCCGCCAGTCTCTTGCCCTTCATTCTCCTTTGCCCTCCCCCACGCTCCCCAGTACAGTGTCCTCTGGAACAGAAGCATCCTCCCTGGGATGCAGAGGCAGCCAATGGGAAGCCCCTGGGCTGGGATTTTAGAGGCCAGGATGATGCTATAGAAACAGTGATTCATCCTAATAGAGGGGCAAGCTTTGAACAATGAGGCGTGGAATTAGATGCTCTCAAAACCCTTCTGTAATTCTGGGGATCACACTTCTCTGTGGGGGATTGCGTTAGGCGTGGACATGTGACCCAGGGTGGCTGATGAGATGAGAAATTTGCTGGAGGACTTCTGATACAGGCTTTTCCACCTTTAGAATCATAGAGAAGATGTAATCCTTTTTTGTCCACTGGACATTTGATGTCTAGATATGAAATTGAGAAATAAGGCAGCCAATTTGTGACCATGATGGCAGCTATGCCTCTAGAAAGATAGCAGGGAGACTTGGTCCTTACTGAGTTGTCACTGAGTTAACCAATACTAGATCTGTCCTATTTCAGGACTTCTTATTATGTGTTCTAATTTATCTTATGTTACATTattatttaagactttttttttttaatttgagagagagagatcacgagtaggggagggggacacaaggagagagggagagaatcttaagcaggctccacgcttagcatggaacctgaggtggggcttgatcccacgaccccaggatcatgacctgagccaaaatcaagagtcagatgctcaactgactgagccactcaggtgcccctgaaattgggatatattttattttattttttaaatttttttgatgtttattcatttttgagagacagagacagagtgtgagctggggaggggcaaagagagagagagagacacacacacagactccaggctccaggctctgagctgtgagcacagagcctgatacggggctcgaacccaccaaccatgagatcatggcctgagccaaagtcagacacttaactgactttgccacccaggtgccctgggatatattttaaattgatagcATCTCGTGATTGCTGCTGACCACAAGACAATCTCAGTGAGGTTGTCATTGCCTTTGCAGACATCAGACATCCCATCATCAAAATGTGTAGACTGTATGCCAATagtttggtgaaaaaaaaaatcccaaaatactcATGGagcatgcttttttaaaagaaagatgtttattttatctattttgagagagagagagatctcacaaactgtgagatcatgaccagagcataAATCAACATTtggcagcttaactgactgagccacccaggtgccccagagcatgctttttttttaaaaacatttttttgttagcgtttattcatttttgagagacagagagagacagactgtgagctgggaggggcagagagagagggagacagagaatccgaagcgggctccgggctctgagctgcagtgagcacagagcccgatgcggggctcaaactcacgaaccgtgagatcacgacctgagctgaatgaaatcagatgctcaacccactgagccacccaggcgccccgcagagTGTGCTTTTAGTAAGTAAGAGTCACATGGTTGTCGGGGAAGTGGTGAATCTGACATGTTTGGGGGCACTTGTGATACAGCTGGATCCACAGAATTTATAAAGCTGGCCGCAGGGCCCAGTCCACATGACACTTAGTTCTTTTATGGATTCTTTTGAGAAATGCTGCATCATCAAGACTCTTGAAGCCTCAGAGGATAGCAGCATGTGAGAAAAGATGGTCATTGTGATTTTCAGTCAACGAGGAGGTGTCAGATTCGGAATGAGAAGAAACTCTAGAAATACCTCAGCCCATTTTTTCACtgctatttctcattttttatgcaCAAGAGTGATTTACGATGAAAATCTATGACTCATCCAATCTAAAAGGACTGTTTCAATAAGTGTAAGATAAAAAGTCTGAGTGAAAGCATAGCATCATCGTTTGATTGGCAGCCCTTTTGATTTCTTAGTGGTGTATAAAATAATGGTATGCCTTATACTCCATGATGTCGTAAATTGGACAATATGTACTATGTGCCCAGCTCTGTCCTGTGCCAGGGAGATGACAGGGAATAAGAGTCCAGAGCCTGGTGGTTCAGCTTCGTTGTGGAGAGTCCTTTAGATGTCATTCAGGGATCTCTATGACAGTCACCTTTCGCTACCAGCTGGAGGCTTCCAAGGTTGCCCTGGGGTTACAGTCTCCAGCAATCCATACGAATTTCCATTGTGCCTGGAAGTAGCCCAGAGCACCTCTGTTCTCATTTAGTTGGTGGAAACTCAATTACATGGCCTCATCccctgcaggggagggacatgTCATCTGGCTGAGCGCCCAGGGTGAGAGGTGAATATGAACACTAAGGAGCAACCAGTAGTCCTGCTATACACGATGAGCAACCCTGTAGAAATGGGGCAGCCCACAGcctccccaaagaaaacaaaaacaccaacctGCCTGTCCTGCCGTCATGTCTCTGGGGATGCTGACCTGAACATCAGGCCCATCACCCGATAGGAAGATGCTTCGTGACTCAGAATATTAGCCCCGCTGGGAATCAGTGTTTGGTAGACCAAGTGACCCATGGGCGCTAATAAGGTTAAAGGAGTTGTGGTGCTTA
Proteins encoded:
- the PLEKHD1 gene encoding pleckstrin homology domain-containing family D member 1; amino-acid sequence: MFTSKSNSVSPSPSLEQTDSDALDISTKVQLYGVLWKRPFGRPSAKWSRRFFIIKESFLLYYSESEKKNFETNKYFNIHPKGVIPLGGCLVEAKEEPSMPYAMKISHQDFHGNILLAAESEFEQTQWLEMLQESGKVTWKNAQLGEAMIKSLEAQGLQLAKEKQEYLDKLMEETEELCLQREQREELERLNQVLEAEKQQFEEVVQELKMEQEQIKRELELTARCLKGVEQEKKELRHLTESLQQTLEELSIEKKKTLAMLEENENQLQTLANQSEQPPPNGGLHSNLRQIEEKMQQLLEEKLLAEKRMKENEERSRALEEEREFYSSQSQALQNSLQELTAEKQQAERELKAEVKVRMDLERRLREAEGALRSLEQGLNSKVRNKEKEERMRADVSHLKRFFEECIRNAELEAKMPVIMKNSVYIHKAATRRIKSCRFHRRRSSTSWNDMKPSQSFMTSQLDANNMEELKEVAKRLSRDQRFRESIYHIMANQPGAPSVVPRGGK